In Notamacropus eugenii isolate mMacEug1 chromosome 1, mMacEug1.pri_v2, whole genome shotgun sequence, one genomic interval encodes:
- the LOC140524327 gene encoding mesoderm posterior protein 2-like: MANSPHQQFPRQEDWLLPQDWGWGWGSHSDSTSPTSSSDSYSSSPSYGHPSSTESLPQTPGCHTQETPTPVPFQRNRRERGANGQRQSASEREKLRMRNLSRALHDLRRYLPPSVAPVGQSLTKIETLRLAIRYIGHLSALLGLSEESLRRRRREGAIQSCPLCPDRLSCCPNQTQSLSPVSQAPRIYSPQLLEAWGSPPSCPPVLPQSKQCGEQNLNIKSWGSPSYCLGSPTRLDLPGGRHQAAEFGNPSPACPGTQTPHKLLWEKATESASWAISPHSSELTTLYQVISTSPEPSLPAITGPCQAQAMLPRCQPELPVQWGCWGYNDLPSIQETDPSLMFREDRSPEC; the protein is encoded by the exons ATGGCTAACTCTCCTCACCAACAATTCCCCAGGCAGGAGGATTGGCTGCTACCCCaggactggggctggggctggggaagCCACTCAGACTCAACCTCCCCCACTTCCTCTTCTGATTCCTATAGCTCATCCCCATCCTACGGACACCCAAGCTCCACAGAAAGCCTTCCCCAAACTCCGGGCTGCCACACTCAAGAGACCCCTACTCCTGTCCCTTTCCAAAGGAACAGAAGGGAACGAGGTGCCAATGGGCAGCGGCAGAGTGCCAGTGAGAGGGAGAAGCTGAGAATGCGCAACCTCTCCAGGGCCTTGCATGATTTGCGGCGCTATCTACCACCCTCGGTGGCGCCTGTTGGACAGAGTCTGACTAAGATTGAGACTCTGCGGCTGGCTATCCGCTACATTGGTCACCTGTCAGCCCTTCTGGGACTCAGTGAGGAGAGCCTAAGGCGCCggaggagggaaggggcaatTCAAAGCTGTCCACTCTGTCCTGACAGGCTGAGTTGTTGTCCAAACCAGACCCAGAGCCTCAGCCCAGTTTCCCAAGCTCCCAGGATCTACTCTCCCCAGCTCCTGGAAGCCTGGGGGTCCCCACCTTCCTGCCCACCAGTTCTGCCCCAGTCCAAGCAATGTGGGGAGCAGAACCTCAACATCAAGTCCTGGGGTTCCCCTTCTTACTGCTTGGGATCACCAACCAGACTTGACCTGCCTGGAGGAAGACATCAAGCTGCAGAATTTGGGAATCCTTCCCCAGCCTGTCCTGGAACACAGACCCCACACAAGTTACTCTGGGAAAAAGCCACTGAATCTGCTTCCTGGGCAATATCTCCACACTCCTCTGAGTTGACTACTCTATACCAG GTCATCTCCACCTCTCCAGAACCCAGTTTGCCAGCTATCACAGGACCTTGCCAGGCACAGGCCATGCTCCCAAGATGTCAGCCAGAGTTGCCAGTGCAGTGGGGCTGCTGGGGTTACAATGATCTGCCTTCCATACAGGAAACAGACCCTTCACTCATGTTCAGAGAGGACAGGTCCCCTGAGTGCTGA